The following are from one region of the Salvia splendens isolate huo1 chromosome 2, SspV2, whole genome shotgun sequence genome:
- the LOC121777084 gene encoding uncharacterized protein LOC121777084 yields the protein MFLEVMSKVHIYIPLVEALQQRPKYAKFLNDVVAKKRKWGKYETVGLTENCSAIIRKGLPTKYKDPGSFTLSCVLGNNVEVKALCDLGASINLMPLSFYRKLNIENIRPTSIILQMANISTTTPRGIVEDVLEDKNVTLILGRPFLATWGAMIDVQKGELTLQMHNESITFNIYDALKFHRKGSKVIKSVASSK from the exons ATGTTCTTGGAGGTCATGAGCAAGGTCCACATCTACATTCCACTAGTGGAGGCACTGCAACAAAGGCCCAAATATGCCAAGTTCTTGAATGATGTGGTTGCTAAGAAGAGAAAGTGGGGGAAATACGAGACAGTGGGCTTAACAGAGAATTGCAGTGCTATAATTCGGAAGGGATTGCCTACCAAATACAAAGATCCAGGGAGTTTTACTTTATCTTGTGTTTTGGGAAATAATGTAGAAGTTAAGGCattgtgtgatcttggagcaaGTATTAATTTGATGCCTTTATCTTTCTACAGGAAGCTTAACATTGAAAACATCCGCCCTACTTCAATCATCTTGCAAATGGCAAACATAAGCACAACAACACCAAGGGGGATTGTAGAAGATGTCTTG GAGGACAAGAATGTGACTTTGATACTTGGGAGACCATTTTTAGCCACTTGGGGAGCCATGATAGATGTACAGAAGGGGGAGTTAACATTGCAGATGCATAATGAAAGTATCACCTTCAACATCTATGACGCTTTGAAATTCCATAGGAAAGGATCAAAGGTTATCAAGAGTGTAGCATCATCCAAATAG